ACTGTTTGTAGAGCGCGCCGGTGATACCGCCCAAGAACGCCACCGGCACGAAGACTGAGACCAACACCAGCACAATCGCGATGACCGGAGCCGTCACTTCGCTCATGGCCCGCTTGGCCGCCTCGCGCGGAGGCAACCCCTCGTGCGACATATGCCGCTCCACGTTTTCGACCACGACGATCGCGTCGTCCACCACGATGCCGATCGCCAACACCATCGCGAACAGCGTAACCGTGTTAATGGAAAATCCCAGCGAGGCGAGTCCGATCATCGTGCCGATGAGCGACACCGGCACCGCCACCGCGGGGATGATCGTGGCGCGCCAGCTTTGCAGGAACACATAGACGACCAGGATCACGAGTATGAGGGCCTCCCCCAAGGTCTTCACGACTTCACGAATCGAGACCTCGATGAAGAACGTCGTGTCGTAGGGGATGTCGTACGACACACCTTGCGGGAAGGTCTTTGCGACCTGTTCCATCTCGTGCCGGATCAGTTTGACCGTCTCCAGCGCGTTGGCACCAGGCGCAAGGAAGGTCAGAAGGAAGGTGTTCGGATGCCCGTTCCAGCGGCCTTCAAGATTATAGGACTGGGCGCCTAGCTCGACCCGCGCCACATCCTTGAGCCGCACCATCGAACCGTCCGGCAGCGCACGGACGATGAGTTCTTCGAAATCCCTCGCCTCACTCAAGCGCCCCTTGGTGATGACGGGAATCGTGAGCTCCGTTCCCTTCAAAGCCGGCTCCCGGCCGAGCGTGCCGGCCGGGAAATCCCGGTTCTGCTCCCGCACGATCGTCGCAATGTCCGTCGGAGTCAGCCCCAGCCGCGCCATCCGGACCGGGTCGAGAATCAACCGCATGGCGTAATTGTGAGTCCCGAACACCATGGCATTGCCGACGCCGGGCAACCGCTTCAGATTGTCCACGACGCGCAGGATCGCGTAGTTGGACAAGAACACGATGTCGTAGCGGGGATCATTCGAGCTGAGCGCGATCACCGCGAGGAGGTCCGGGGAGGTTTTTTGGATCTGGATGCCCTGCCGAACGACCTCGGGCGGCAACTGCGGTTCGGCCAACTTCTGCCGATTCTGAGTCTGGACCTGGGCGATATCGGGATTGGTCCCGATCTCGAAGGTCAGCTTGATCGTCATGTGCCCATCGTTCGTGCTGGTCGAATCGTAGTACAGCAGATGGTCGATGCCGGGCAGCTGCACCTCGATCGGTCGAGCCACCGATTCGGCCACGACCTCGGCGCTCGCGCCGGGATAGTCGGCATCGATCTGGACCACCGGGGGAGAAATGTCCGGGAACTGCGCGATGGGAAGAAACTGCATGGCCATGAGGCCAAGCACGACCAGCACGATGGAGACTACGGACGCGAAGATCGGTCGATCAATGAAGAAATGCGAGGTCACTATTTATCCTGGCTCGTCGCAGGAGGCGCTGCTGCGTCCGCCGGAGCAGCCGATACTTCGACCGGCTTGACCGGCATCCCCGGCGCGATTCGAAGCAAGCCGTTGACCACCACCCGCTCCCCGGCCTTCAGCCCTGCTTCGATCAACCACTGCCCGCCTTGCCAGTCGGTGGCGGTCACGTCGCGCATTTCCACCTTATCCTCGGCACCGACCACATAGACGAACGGGCCCTTCGGCCCCTGCAGCACTGCACGCTGGGGGACGAGCACGGCATTGGTTTTCGTATCACCCTTGAAGCGCAGCTTGAGGAATTGTCCGGGCAGCAGCTTGCGCTCGGAGTTGGGAAAGCTCACGCGCGCCTGCCGCGAACCAGTCTCACTCCGCAGGCCCGGCTCGAGCAGGTCGAACACACCTTCATGCTCATAGGCTGAGCCGTCCATGAATGTGAGGACACCACGAAGCTGATAGACGCCGGGATGTTCAATGCGCTTCATCTCGATATCGCGGCGCCGCTTTAGAATGAACGTTTCCGGCACATTGACCACCACGTACATGGGATCGACGCGGTGGATGACCGTCAACAGATCCGTTTGGGCAGACACCAACCGCCCTTCATAAAACCGGCTGCGCTCGATCAGCCCGGCAATCGGCGCGGTGATCAGCGTGTTGCTCATATCGAAGTTGGCCTTCACGACCTCAGCCTTGGATCCCTCCAGCGCCGCCTTGGCAGCCAGCTCCTCCGCCACGGCGTCATCCAAGTCCTTCTGGCTGACCGCCTGCTCCTGAAGCAAGGGCTTGACCCGGGCAAGGTTCTGTTTCGCCTGAATCAACCGCGCTTCGGCTTGAGCGACCTTGGCGCGGGCGCTCTGAAACGCCGCCTGAAATGGAATCGGGTCGATCCGATAGAGCTGGGCGCCCTTCTTGACGTCGCGCCCCTCCGGAAACAGGACGCTCTGAATGATGCCCGTGACTTGGGACCGGATCTCGACGGGGCGAGAGGCTTCGGCCTGGCCGATAAACTCCGGTTCATCCGGCACGCTCTGCAGCGTGACGGTTTGGATCTCTACCTGTGGAATGGGCATGGCAGGGGCTGCGCCCCCCTCTTGCTTGCATCCACCCGAGACGAGCAGGACCAGGCCCATCAGCCAGTAACCAGCGCGCCGGCGACACATCGTGACGATCATCAATGGTCCTTCGTCCAAATGTTTGGAATCAACAATCGTGCCATCATAACCAAGCCCTTCCTCGGACACAACCCGCCGACCGCTGAGGAGTGGCAACAGGAGAGCGATTGATGTCATCGCTCATGGCAGGTCTGAACCGTTTCCAAGCAATCTCGCAGCAGTCTCGCGGGCTCGAACGAGTCCGCAAGCGGAGTGACGGTTTGGTAGGCATACAAACTCCATTGGGCGGGATCTCGTTTCGCCCACTCATCGGCCAGCAACAGCGTGCGAAGCGGCGGGGGAAGATCTATATCCGCAAGTTCTTCATGAGATGGCGGCGGTGCCGTCTCCGCCACTTCAAAGACGCCTTGCACCTGAGTTCCTTCACGATCCCTCACCGATACGCGAACGAACCCAGACTCAAGCGGCTGATCGAGGACGACTGCCACTCGCTGGCTTGCGAGGTCCATGCGATGCACTAACTCTCTCGCTTCCGGCTGCTGGGAGACGACCCGGAGCTCATACGGCGGCACTCCACCGGTCCAACCGAGATAGAGCGTCTTGGCCTGAGCCGGCAGTCGGTTCATACGATCCTGAAGCAGCGGCAGGGCAAGCGGATCCTCCTCGCCCCGACTGCTCGTACTGACCTTCGTCACCGAGCGCGCCTGCTGCGTCGTCAATCGGCGTCCCACTTCGATCAACAGGGTCCCCAACCGATCAAGAAACGTAGGGGGCGCGGCATTGGGCGGCACGATGAAGGGAGAGTCTCGTTCGGTCACGCGCACTCGACGATTTCCGCATTGGAGATGGGCCACGGCTTCGGCTCCCTTGACCACCAGCCGATCCCCCGCATGCACCGGTAAAAGCAGGGCCAGCGGGACTGACGATCCGCCTCGTTCGATCGTAAAGCTTTCCAAGCTGCCGACCAGTTGCTCGACATACCCGACGGCGGGCATAGGCCCGCGACTTTCCGCTGCGAGGGAGAGTGCGCCGCAGACAAGCAGCATACTGACGCAGGCGCCTATCGCCCATACAGCCGGCCCTCGCTGAAAAAGCTCCCTACGCTTTACCGGATACGGCATCATATTCACGCTTGATCTTGGGCGACTCGAGATTGAAGTCCACGAACCGGCCATAGGCCTGCAACACCAGCAACGGAAACACGACATCTAACCACCAACCGTACTGGAAGAACCAGAGGCTCACCGGTACCAGAATCGCGTTGACGAGGAACCGCGCCACCCTCGTGCCCCACGTCTTGGTAAAGTAGGAAAAAGACAAACTGAAGGCCACGATGAGGGCCAGCAACACCGTCCATTTCGTGCCGGCACTCATTTCCTGGATCTGCCCGAACTCAAGCAGCGCATTGAGTTCATTCACCACCACCAACGCCCCCGGCATCTCCCCCAACGGAGTCGCATGGGCATCGTTAGCCGTGGCGAAGCTGGCCCCAATCACCACGACCTTACCGGCCAGCCACTCCGAGCTCAGGGGCTGAGACGGCTGGGGGTCGGTAATCAGCGAGGCGCGCACGCGCGAGAACCAGTCGGCCTGGACCGAGCCTGGATGGAACTTATAGAAGATGCGATGCTCGAGGTTCGTCGGCTTGGCGCTCAGCACAAGCGCTTTCTTCAGGACCGGATCGTCGAGTCGCCAACTCCGGCCGGTCGTCCGCTCGGATGACAGCACTGCACCACCCGGCTCGGGGCGGCAATAGCCGGCAGGAGGTGAAAACCGTCGTTTGAGTTCCGTGCGGAATCGATGGACCGAAAAGGGCACATCATCCAGTCGCGGTTCGCGGAGTAGGGCCCACCCCAGCAAGGCCGCCGAGGGCACGGCATTCGCTTCTCGCTTCAAACATGTCGGCTCGAAGAGCCGCCAGTCACGGAGCACCCCATCATCGTCCCGTTCAATCAGCGATGAAGCCCAATGCAGAACCGGCGACGGTGTCACAACCTGCTCGAGAAACTCGGAAGGACGCTCCTCACGAAACACCAACGGCCCCTCGTCTGACTCCCCTGACTCGCCCCCGACTTCGGTCCCGGCGGCCGGACGCAACGGCTGTCCGATGGTGCGAACGAAAATCATGGGCGGACGGCCGGCCCTCTGCTTCGCGTCGAGCGCTTCACGCGAGTATCCATCCAAGAACAGACGCAAGGCCTCGTCGGGATCGGCCGGAATCTCGACCCCTTGCGCGTGAGTCGGCGGCCTGCGCAACGGCCCGACATATTTCGTCAGCTCAATGTCGACGATGACGAGCTTCGCCGGAGCCTCGGCGGCAAAGCGAATCAATCGACCCAATTTGTCACGCGGCACGAAGAGCGGTTCGCCCCACTGCTGGTAGCTCGACTCGTCGACATCGACAAAGACGAACCGCTCAGGCCCCACCCCAGGATCGGACGATCGATCTTTCCAAAACTTGATGGCCCAGTCGGTTGCGGAGGTCTCCGCGCTGGTGATGGCCGGTAACCATGGCCGAGCTTGGTGCAGGAAGATCGCCGCGCCCAATCCGATGGTTAGACTCTGAAGTAATAGTTGAGCAAACGGAGGAAGTCGGCGCCACAAACGGGCGAAGGGACCGAGTCGGGGTTCCAGCGCGAGCAGCTTGAGACGGAAGCCTACTTTGAGTTCGTCGAGCCAGCTGGAGGGGTCACGCATCGTCACTTGCTCCGGGACGCAGTACTTGCCGAGGCGCTCCCCGACGACTGCACTCCCGCTTGCCAGGCGATCACGAACATGAAATAGTGCGCCCCGGCGCCTGTTGGGCGCGATACTGCGGGCGCCAGTGTATCAAAGTCGGTCGCCTTCCGCCCAGTCCTTCGAGGCCTGACTCGGGCACGTGAAGGAAGGCCTCACAGATCATCCATGAAACTTGCCAGGCTCGTCGCCATCCTGCTCCTTTTACTTCTGATCACAGTGGCCTTCCCTGCTCCCGAGCAGGCGGCGGCCGAAACTCGACGAGCCCTCCTGATCGGCATCGATCGGTATGACCATGGGTTATCCTCGGAAGACCTTACCTTGGCAAAAGAACACGGGCGTCGGGTCTGGCCGAACCTTCAGGGGTCGGTCAACGATGCCACGGCCATCAGGGAAATTCTCATCAAACAGTTCAGCTTTGACGAACGTAACGTCGTCCTCCTGACCGACGAAGCCGCGACGAGATCACGCATCATTTCAGAGTTCAACCATCACTTGATTGATCGATCACAACCAGGTGATCATATCGTTCTCTTTTACGCAGGCCACGGCTCACGAGTTCGCAATTCAAACTCTCCGGAACTCGACAAAAAGGACGAGACCATCGTACCAGCGGATGCGAACCGCGGCGACGGTAGATCCACCATCGTCGATATCCGAGACAAGGAATGGGACCGCCTGTTCACGCGCGCGCTCGATAAGGGTCTCCGACTCACGGCCATTTTCGACAGTTGTCATAGCGGCTCCATCTCGCGTGGGGTGGCGCCCCATCAGGCGGGAGTCCGGTTCCTGGAGGAAGACGAGCGGGACGTCGCCCAGTTGATCGGACCGGAATCGCCCTCGCACCAGCCCGGACAAGAGCCGGAAAAGCGCGAGGGGGCCCTGGTCATCTCTGCCGCACAGGAAGACCAATTCGCCAGCGAAGCTGCGCTTCGGAGCGGCGAGAAGAAAGAATGGCACGGGGCCTTTACGCTCGCGTTGATGGATACCTTGCAGCATTTTCCCACCGACACCGCGGCCGAGCGGCTCTTCGATCGGGTGACGGCGAAACTGAAGGCCATGGGATTGCGTCAGGATCCCATCTTGGCAGGACTACCGGCTCGACGCCACGCGCCCCTTTTCGGCAACGCTCCGGTCGATGGTCCTCGTGAGTTGCACCTGAACGTGGTCCACACGGACGGAGCCGACGACATCGAACTGCAAGGCGGCCTGGCCCTCGGCTTGCGGCCCGGTACGGAACTGGTCCCCACTCATAGCGCCGGCGGCCCCCCGCTCCGGCTCCGCATTACTCAGGTGCGCGACCTCCTGCGGAGTCAGGCTGCGGTCATCCAGGGCAACTGGAAATCGATTCGATCCGGAGACGAATTTGAAGTGGTGCATTGGGGCAGCCTGCCGGAACGAACCCTCAAGATCTATATTCCGCCTCCAACAACGGATGAGACCTCAGTCCTGAATTTGTCGATCGAGCTGCGCCGGCACCTGACCGCTGCCGGCGCCACGTGGGTCGAGGATCCCGCCGAGCAGGCGATCACCCACTTGCTGGCGTGGACAGGCAAACAGTGGACGCTGACTGGCCCCACCGGTCCAGGCATCGCGCTCGGGCCCCAACCGGAAAGCGGATCCGTACTGGCACATCTTCCTATCGAGAAATCCACCGTTCGACTCTTCATGAACTTGCCGCCTTCCGCCAATCTGCGCAACATCTTGGTCCCGGTCGGGAGGGGCGGTGAAGGACGCGCTGAACTGACGCAGGAGCTGGACGACGCGGACTATCTATTAGTGGGGCGGGCAGCCGGCCCTCGAAGCGAGCACGCCTGGATGCTGCGAACGTTCACGTCAAATTCTCAATCGACGAAGACCTCCACGATTCCCCTCCCCGTCCGGACCGCCTGGGGGCATGCCCAGACACTCCGCAATCCCTGCACGGATGGCGGCTTGAAAGCCTGCCTTCCGCACTTGGCCAAGCTGTATCACTGGCTCAACGTGGAAAGCCCCGCGGATGATCGGCGTTTCCCCTATCGCTTGGGATTTGTCCCGCTTACACCCGCGCCACGATCACGGGACGATCAATTGCCGGAAGGGACCTATCAATTGGTCCTCGAATCGGACCAAGACACTATTGCGGCGTTGCAGGCCAATTGGGGAGTACAGGCCCGGTATGTCTATGTGTTCGTGATCGACCAAGACGGCCGCTCTACGCTCCTGTTCCCCAACGACGCAAGCAAGGAGCGGGAACACCTGCTGCCGCAACTCGGCGCGAATGCGCCACCGGCCAAGGACTTGGTCCGCGTGTCGATGGGGGAAAGCGCCGTGATCCAAGTGCACGCGCCCTTCGGCAACGACACCTATGTGATGCTGAGTTCGAACCGGGAAATCCCGCGCGTCAAAGAATTGGTCGAAGCGGATGCCGTCGATTCGAGCGCGCGTCGGATGAGGGGACAAACCGATTGGTCGATCAGCAGACGCTTTCTGCAAAGCGTCCCGGCTACCTCGCGATGAGGGCGCGCCGATCGCGCGCCCTCATCTGAACCGCCGCCTAGAACGCCGGCCCCACGAATGGAATCGGTTTGACCACGGCCGTCGCCCTGCGGGCGGGCAACGAAGTCTGGTCCCGGCAGCCCGGCGCCTGGCCGCGAGCCACCTGAGCCTCCCACAACAGCTGATATTCGCGTTCCGTGATGTCGCCGCGAAGCCGTTTGTCGTCCAACTCACGGAGCACGCGAAGATCCTGATTCAGTTGATCCACGGCCACGTCTTCCGTTTTCGTCGACCGTTCCGCAGGCAGGCAAGGTGTTGCCGCCTCGACCGGCTGTGCAGCAAACCCAACCAGACACCCCAATACGATCGTCATGACACCAGCCGTCATCCGTGCCATCTGCGCATCCCTTTCTCGTGAGACTTCCTGGCCGCCAGACACCAACACCGCCAACCCAGGATTAGAAACGAGCAACAATCTGGAATGTCGGTCCCCACGTAATGTCGTTGTTCGCCAGTGGGGAATTGTTGATGTTGATGATCTGAGCGCGGAACCCGCCCTGAATTGCGGAACCGATTGTGCCCATCTTGGTCTTCAGGCTCGGGCCATCGACCGACAACCCAACTTCCGCCGCATAGCCCTGGGCACCGTTGGCCACCACCCGACCAGGGCCGACTCCGGTTCCCGCTTGGTTGGTCTTCTCATCGAAGAATCCCATGGAAAAGTTACCGTAGGCCTTCACCGGTCCACCGACCGTTCCGGACCCATACATACCGACGACCGGTCCGCTGATCCAGACCGAGCTGTGAGCCGGGCCGGTGATGGTGAGAAACTGGCTGCTGAACCGCTGCTGCATATGATAGTAGCCGCCGAAGATCCCGAACCCCCGCCAAATCGCAAGCGTGCCCACGACCGAGTAGTCACGCCGGATAGCCGAAGTCACATCCGTCGGGCCCAGGCCGAACGAGGAGAAATCGAACCCTCCGGCCTGCAACCAGGTAAAGTTCACACCGAGGCTATGGAGGAATTCATCGTCACGCAGCCGGACGGACCCGGTGATGCTCGGTCCGGTCAAGGTTGTCGTGTCCGAGGTCCTAGTCGAGTTGATGGCGCCGACCGATCCGGCTGCCTGCCATTTCGCCACCCAAAATTTCCAGCCCACATCCAGGGAAAACCGGTCGCCGAAAAGTCCATGGCTCGGCTCGTCAGGGGCCGGTTCCGCCGCTGAGGCACTTCCGCCGAACACCCCCATCGCCAGGACGCCGATGACCACCATCCCACAACCCACCTGTCTCCAGCTCTTCATGCACTGCCTCCTTCACGCGTGTGAGCGAGCTAGCTAGAATCCCCCGACAAAGGGGGCTCTCTTGCTCTTCTCCGGTTTACTCTCGGGCTGGGGCTCGATACCCCGCACCCGCTCTTGATTCGCCAATCGCTCCGCTTCCTGTCGTTTGGATTGTTCCTGTTCCAACGCCTTCTTGGTCTCCGTTTCACGTTGGCGTTGCTCCGCCAACTGTCGCTCGAGCAACACCCGCTGCCGCCGCTCCTCGGCCAATTTGCGCTGCGTTTCCACCTCCACTTCACGCTGATCCCTCGCCGCCTGCTGCTTGGCGGCCTGCTCGGCCGCTTCTCCGCCCTTTCGCGCCTCGGCCGCTTGACGCTCCGCCTCCACTCGCTGGCGATGCTCCTCTTCCAGTTGCCGCTTCACATCCGCTTCATCCCGGCGTTGCTTCTCGAGCTGCCGTTCGAGTTCCAGTAGATGCGCGCGCTCCTTCTCCAACTTGTCCTTCGCCTCAAGTTCCAGCCGACGCCGCTCCTCCGCCAGCCGATCCAGCTCCTGCTTCAGATCGTCGCGGACCTGCTCGCGCGCGCGGCGCAGAGATTCTTCCGCCTGTTTGCCCTGCTCCTCCAATCCACGCGCGAGAGAGGACAACTGGAGCACGAATTGCCCGCCTTCATCGTTGGCTCCCTGCAGCGGCTGGCTGCGCGGCATCTGCTCGGCATTGCGCGCGACCAACGGAATGACGTGGTCCGCGATGCGGCTGGGCACCAGATAGGGCTCATCGTTCTCATTGAGGAATTTAATCAGGTGGTAGGCAAACACACTGTGCCCATCCTTGCCCTGATCGGCCACCGGCTCGGTGCTCCCGGACGTGAGCCCCCAACGGGACCGCTTCGCATAGAGTTTGGCGTAGTATCGGTCTCCCATCGGAGGAATGATCGCGCGGGTTTGCGCGAACAGATTGCCGCTGAAGCATGAATCCGCAATCACATAGACATGACGCGCTCGCATTGCCGCAACATAGTTGCGAATGGCCGCATCGAGGATCCAGGTGCCCGGTTCCTCCAGGCTCGCTTCCACCGGCACCCACCAGGCCAATTGATTGTCGTCGCTGTACTGGCCATGCCCGGCGTAATAGATGAGGACGCTGTCGTTTGGGCCGGCTTCCTTTGCCAATTTGACGAATGCCCCTTCGATACGGCTTCGCGTCGCGTCTCCGTTAATGAGGAACCTGACCCTGTCCGCTTTGAAGCCGTACCGATCCATCAGCACTCGGCGGATGGCGCTCGCATCCGAAACGGCGGTTTTCAGTTTTGGGGCAGCCTGGTATTCGTCGATTCCGATGATGAGCGCCCAATACTCGCCTTCGAGCGTCACCTCACCGGGGATGGCTTTGACGGCAGGGCTGGCACCGCGGGACGCGGCTTGGACGAAATCGGGAAGGAACGCCCCAAACGGGCAGACGACAAGAGCCGTCATGATCCAGAGACCCAATCGCGCAAACAAATTGGGAATCGACTCCCCCATCGTCGTACGTCCTACTACGAGGAATGACTGAGGTTTGGGAGTGTACAACAGGCCCCCGCCGCTTTCAATCGCGTAGGTACGGATTCGCTGACCGTCGCCGCTCTGGATGGGGCAGTCGGGGAAGCGATCGGGGAGGGATTGAGAACGATCTATCATTGTATGCGAGCGGACTTCCTTCCGGCAAGACCGAGCCCCTCAAATGCTTGCATTGACCTCGAACTCTGTCCTGCTCCGATTGACATTTCTTCAACCTGAAAAATAGACTACGCCGTCTTACGTGTTCAGTTGAACCTTCGAGTTCGAGGCGTCGACGAACAGTTCGAAGGTGGGACGGGATATCAAGTCATTGGCAGGGCCCCGCTCTTGGGCGTCCGGGAAGTCGGGATGAAGGTTCGCCCTATGCGCACAGCTCTGGTTCTTGCCAGTGTGGCATGGGTACTACTTGCGTGGGCGTCAGGCCCGGCTTGGTCGGACCAGACCGAAACAGCCCCTCGAGTACTCAACGGCCACGCGAGCGAGATTCTCGCCGTTGCGTTCTCCCCCAACGGACGCCTGCTTGCCACCGCCGGAACGGATCAAACCATTCGACTTTGGGACCCGGAAACCGGGCGGGACCTCAAGGTCCTCCGCGGGCACATGGGAGCCGTCTACGCCCTCACCTTCTCCCCGGACGGCAAGTTCCTAGCCTCGGGAAGCGCTGACACCTCTGTACGGATCTGGGATCTCGGCTCCGGACAGGAAGTCCGCGCGGTAACCTCCACCTTCGGCGCCGTGCGCGCCCTAGCCTTTTCCGGCGACGGCAAGATGCTGGCCAGCGGAGGCAACGACGGCAGCCTGCGCTTTTGGGATGCCGCGAGCGGCAAGGAACTCAAGTCCATACGCGGCCAATTCGGCGTGGTCTACGGCATCGTGTTCTCGCCGAACGGCAAGTTGGTGGCCACCGGCAGCAGCGATATGCAGATCCATCTCTGGGACCTGGCCACGGGGCTGCAACGCAGCGCCCTCACCGGCCACACCGGTGCCGTTCATGCTCTGGCGTTTGCACCGGGCAGTCACCTCCTCGGGAGCGCCTCCGCGGACGGCACGATCCGCCTGTGGGATATCGACGCCGGCCAGGAACGCGTCATGCTGACCGGCCACGCGGGTGACATTTTCGGAATCGCCTTTTCGACGGATGGGCGTTCCCTCGTCTCCGGCGGGGCGGACGGCACCGTGCGCCTGTGGGACGCCACGACCGGACGTGAGCGGCACCGCCTGGCCGGCCACAAGGGTCCGGTCCGCGCCGTCGCGATCTCTCCCAACGGCACTGTGGTCGCCAGCGGCGGCCGCGACAAGACCGCGCGTCTGCAACCGAGCGTCCCGGCCACCATCACCGCCGACTTGGCCGACAAGATCAAACAGCGCGGGAACGAGATAGGCGCCGCTCCCTCGCCGCCGCCGCTGCCGGAAGCGGAGCTGTCGATTAGGCCGATGGAACTCGTCGCAGGCCAGCCGGTTACCCTCACACTGTCGGTAACCAACAAAGGCAAGGGCCCCCTCTATCAATTCCAGGCCCGCACGAAAAGCGACGACCCCGCCTTGAACGGGTTGCTGTTTTACTTCGGAAAAATTGATCCGGGTCAAACGCTGGACGACGCCGTAACTCTCCCGCTCCCGGCCGACCGGCCCGACGGTTCCATTCCGGTTGCGCTGGAATTCGATGAATACAACGGCTTCATCCCGAATCCGCTGCAAGCGGCCCTCAGCCTGAAGGGGCAACCGCGTCCCCGCTTCGCCTATACCCACCAGTTGCTGGACGATGGCAGCGGCCAGTCGGTCGGCAACGGAGACGGCCGCATTCAAAAAGGCGAAGCCATCGACCTCTTGCTCACGGTCAAGAACGTCGGTCCGGTCGTAGCCCAACAGACGACGATCGAACTGAGCCTGCCCGGTTCGCGAGATGCACGTCTCAGCCAGACAACCCTGGAGCTCGGCCCGCTTAGTCCGGATGAAACCAAAACGGCCCGCGTGAATCTGATCGTGGCACGTGACATCAAGGCCGAAGAATTGTCGCTCCGCCTTTACATTCGCGAACGCGGCCTGAACGTCACGCTGGACGAACAACTCAAGCTCGCGGTCGACCACCGGCCGTCCCCGCAGATCGTCGCCACCAACAAACTGGTGGCCGTGAGCGAACCCTCGGCGAAGATCCACAGCGGCGCGGGCCCCGACACCTCCGTGATTGCCTCGGCTGCCAAGGACCAGGGACTGGCCGTCACGGGCGAGCTTGGCGACTGGTGGCGCGTCCAGATTTCCCCGAAGGAAACCGGCTGGATCGCCAAACACGACGCGCGTGAACCGGCTGAGTCGGCCAAAGGTGACATGCCGATCCCGTCCATCGCCGGCGCGCCGGTCGTGAAGCTGTTCCAGAATGCTCCCCCGGTCATCGCTCTTGCTTCGCCATCCGATGGAGCGGATGTGACGGTGGACAGGATCCTGCTCGCCGGAGCCGCCGCCAGCGAGCGTGGCATCGCGCGGGTGGAGATTCGGGTCAACGGCCAGCTCCTCACGCAGCGCGAAGCCCGTGGGATCGCCGTCAAACCGGACGTTCCGACGGCACAGCCGAACCTCGAGTTTTCGGAACGACTCACGTTAAAGGAAGGCAAGAACGAGATCGTGGTCTCTGCCATCGATCGGGATAACTTGTCGGCGCAAAAGGTCATCACCGTGATGCGTCAGGTGGATCGCGCCAAAGTCTGGGCCGTGGTCATCGGCATCTCGAAATATAAGACGGTCCATCCGCTGCGCTACGCGGACGTGGATGCCCAGGCCTTCTACGACTACCTCATGCGCAATGTCGGCGTCCCGCCGGAGAATGCCACGCTGCTGTTGAACGAGCAGGCCACCCTGATGAATCTCAAACGGACGCTCGGGACGGACTTGAAACGGAAGGCCGCGGAGAAGGACACGGTCATCATTTACTACGCAGGCCATGGAGCGCCGGAGGCGGATGCCTCCGCCTCGGATGACGATGGTCTCGAAAAGTACATCGTCCCCTACGACGCGGACCCGAAAGATCTGTATTCAACCGGTCTACCGATGCGGGAAGTCGAAACGATCTTCAACCGGCTCGCGCCAGAACGGGTCATCTTCATCAGCGACTCCTGCTACAGCGGCGCCACGGCCGGCCGCACCTTCGCCACGGCCTCGCGCCGCGCCGTCGTGTCGGAATCGTTCCTGAGCCGCCTTTCCAAAGGCAAAGGTCGCATCGTGCTCAGCGCCAGCAAGGCCAGCGAGGTCAGTGAGGAACGGGAAGACCTGGGGCACGGTGTCTTCACCTACTATTTGCTCGAAGGCTTACGCGGTCAGGCGGACACGGACCG
This Nitrospiraceae bacterium DNA region includes the following protein-coding sequences:
- a CDS encoding CHASE2 domain-containing protein, giving the protein MRDPSSWLDELKVGFRLKLLALEPRLGPFARLWRRLPPFAQLLLQSLTIGLGAAIFLHQARPWLPAITSAETSATDWAIKFWKDRSSDPGVGPERFVFVDVDESSYQQWGEPLFVPRDKLGRLIRFAAEAPAKLVIVDIELTKYVGPLRRPPTHAQGVEIPADPDEALRLFLDGYSREALDAKQRAGRPPMIFVRTIGQPLRPAAGTEVGGESGESDEGPLVFREERPSEFLEQVVTPSPVLHWASSLIERDDDGVLRDWRLFEPTCLKREANAVPSAALLGWALLREPRLDDVPFSVHRFRTELKRRFSPPAGYCRPEPGGAVLSSERTTGRSWRLDDPVLKKALVLSAKPTNLEHRIFYKFHPGSVQADWFSRVRASLITDPQPSQPLSSEWLAGKVVVIGASFATANDAHATPLGEMPGALVVVNELNALLEFGQIQEMSAGTKWTVLLALIVAFSLSFSYFTKTWGTRVARFLVNAILVPVSLWFFQYGWWLDVVFPLLVLQAYGRFVDFNLESPKIKREYDAVSGKA
- a CDS encoding efflux RND transporter periplasmic adaptor subunit, which produces MIVTMCRRRAGYWLMGLVLLVSGGCKQEGGAAPAMPIPQVEIQTVTLQSVPDEPEFIGQAEASRPVEIRSQVTGIIQSVLFPEGRDVKKGAQLYRIDPIPFQAAFQSARAKVAQAEARLIQAKQNLARVKPLLQEQAVSQKDLDDAVAEELAAKAALEGSKAEVVKANFDMSNTLITAPIAGLIERSRFYEGRLVSAQTDLLTVIHRVDPMYVVVNVPETFILKRRRDIEMKRIEHPGVYQLRGVLTFMDGSAYEHEGVFDLLEPGLRSETGSRQARVSFPNSERKLLPGQFLKLRFKGDTKTNAVLVPQRAVLQGPKGPFVYVVGAEDKVEMRDVTATDWQGGQWLIEAGLKAGERVVVNGLLRIAPGMPVKPVEVSAAPADAAAPPATSQDK
- a CDS encoding caspase family protein, producing MKLARLVAILLLLLLITVAFPAPEQAAAETRRALLIGIDRYDHGLSSEDLTLAKEHGRRVWPNLQGSVNDATAIREILIKQFSFDERNVVLLTDEAATRSRIISEFNHHLIDRSQPGDHIVLFYAGHGSRVRNSNSPELDKKDETIVPADANRGDGRSTIVDIRDKEWDRLFTRALDKGLRLTAIFDSCHSGSISRGVAPHQAGVRFLEEDERDVAQLIGPESPSHQPGQEPEKREGALVISAAQEDQFASEAALRSGEKKEWHGAFTLALMDTLQHFPTDTAAERLFDRVTAKLKAMGLRQDPILAGLPARRHAPLFGNAPVDGPRELHLNVVHTDGADDIELQGGLALGLRPGTELVPTHSAGGPPLRLRITQVRDLLRSQAAVIQGNWKSIRSGDEFEVVHWGSLPERTLKIYIPPPTTDETSVLNLSIELRRHLTAAGATWVEDPAEQAITHLLAWTGKQWTLTGPTGPGIALGPQPESGSVLAHLPIEKSTVRLFMNLPPSANLRNILVPVGRGGEGRAELTQELDDADYLLVGRAAGPRSEHAWMLRTFTSNSQSTKTSTIPLPVRTAWGHAQTLRNPCTDGGLKACLPHLAKLYHWLNVESPADDRRFPYRLGFVPLTPAPRSRDDQLPEGTYQLVLESDQDTIAALQANWGVQARYVYVFVIDQDGRSTLLFPNDASKEREHLLPQLGANAPPAKDLVRVSMGESAVIQVHAPFGNDTYVMLSSNREIPRVKELVEADAVDSSARRMRGQTDWSISRRFLQSVPATSR